A part of Uloborus diversus isolate 005 chromosome 6, Udiv.v.3.1, whole genome shotgun sequence genomic DNA contains:
- the LOC129225274 gene encoding mitochondrial protein C2orf69-like, translating into MLNHRDNKYHAKRDLESTAVLLHERFPQRNILIIKPVKMALMTFSCYENFLEVNNFGAPTYKFNYDCLKHLRMLLQNVEPIIKSQQNLECRETISTNILASGQKILVGFSKGCVVLNQLLYAFTALNETPDCEIETLVRSIESMYWLDGGHSGASCTWVTEKNVLHNFSKLKVDVHIHVTPYQVLCDTRPRIGQEEKKFRESLSRLGVNVKRVLHFENEVRSLDMHFKILDVFESVAED; encoded by the coding sequence ATGTTGAATCATCGTGACAACAAATATCATGCTAAAAGAGACCTTGAAAGCACAGCTGTGTTACTTCATGAGAGATTTCCACAGAGAAATATCCTTATTATCAAGCCTGTGAAAATGGCTTTAATGACTTTCAGTTGTTATGAAAACTTTTTGGAAGTTAATAACTTCGGTGCTCCAACATATAAGTTCAATTATGACTGCTTGAAACACCTAAGAATGCTATTGCAGAATGTGGAACCCATTATTAAGTCCCAGCAAAATCTTGAATGTAGGGAGACCATTTCCACTAATATTTTAGCCTCTGGGCAAAAAATTTTAGTTGGATTTAGCAAAGGATGTGTTGTTTTAAACCAACTTTTGTATGCTTTTACAGCCTTAAATGAAACACCAGACTGTGAAATTGAAACCCTTGTGAGAAGCATTGAAAGCATGTATTGGCTTGATGGTGGACATTCAGGTGCCTCCTGTACATGGgtgacagaaaaaaatgttttgcataatTTTTCTAAACTCAAAGTGGATGTTCATATACATGTCACACCATATCAAGTCCTTTGTGATACCAGGCCTAGAATTGGCCAAGAAGAAAAGAAGTTTCGCGAAAGTCTTTCGAGATTAGGAGTGAATGTTAAAAGAgtacttcattttgaaaatgagGTACGATCACTTGATATGCACTTTAAAATTCTAGATGTTTTTGAATCGGTTGCAGAAGACTGA